A stretch of DNA from Chloroflexota bacterium:
GGGTCGGTCATCATCTGCTGGTGGCCGACCGAGATGTAAACGTGGTACTCGCCGTCCTCCGCTTCGGGGATCGGGAACAGCGTAGTGACCGGCCGGCTCTGGACGATCTGGAAGCTGCCGTCGTCCAGACACCACTCAATGTCCTGCGGGCGCCCGAACTGGGCCTCGATCCGCCGGCCAAGCTGCGCGAGCTGGACGATCTGCTCGTCGGTCAGGGCCGGCTGCTGCTGGCGCGCTGGCGCAACCTCCTGCCGGATGGTGCCGCCACCCGGTGCAGCGCCGATCTCCAGGCGCTTGGCGGCCACCGTCCTGGCGACGATCTCGCCGTCACGCACCTTGTAGACGTCCGCGTTCACCAGTCCGGACACCAGGGCCTCGCCCAGGCCGAAGCTGGCCTCGATGGAGGCGACCTTCCGATTGCCGGTGATCGGATCGGCGGTGAACAGGATGCCCGCCGCCTGCGGAAAGACCATCCGCTGCACCACGACGGCCATCCGCGCCGTCCGATGGTCGATGCCGTTCCGCAGCCGGTAGGTCACCGCGCGCTCGGTGAACAGCGAGGCCCAGCAGCGGCTGACATGCTGAAGGATCGCTCGCGGCCCGACGACGTTGAGGTAAGTGTCCTGCTGGCCCGCGAAGGAGGCCGTCGGCAAGTCCTCCGCCGTCGCGCTGGAACGGACCGCGTAGGCCTCCTGCCCCCCAACGCGCGCGAGGCGGTCCGCGATCTCCGCCGCCACATCATCTGGCATGGCGACGCTTTCGATGGCCTGGCGAACTTCCCCGCTCAGCACCCGGATCGCCTCGCGGTCATCCGGCCAGAGGTCGGCGAGGCGGGCGATCTGCTGGTCAAGCGACGGCGCTTCGGCCATGATCCGCACAAAGGCGGCCGTCGTCACGCAGAAGGCGGGCGGCACGCGGACGCCATCGATGCGCGCAAGCTCGCCCAGGTGCGCGCCCTTTCCGCCCACGACGGCAAGCTGTGTTCGGTCGATCTCCTGAAGATCCAGCACGTAGCAGCGCATCCGCTCCTCCCCGTCCGGTGTTGTTGAGCGTGCTGCAGCGCGGCACTGGCGCAGCGAGACAGGCATGTCGCGACTCCAGCGTCGGGAGTCCATGCCGAGGACGGCCATTCTGCCAGGGGAGGGCGCTCTTGCGGCAAGTCCCACGTCGGGGTATACATTTGAAGTGGGGAGGAGCATGCACGCTCGTCCCCTTCTTTGTCGGGCACGAGCCGACAGCCCCGGTTCAACGCCGCAACGATGCCGCTCCCCTACCGTATCGATGGCGCACTGACCAGGCACGCTGGGCGCGACGGTCACAGGGCAATTGCATGACAAGCACGTCCTGCGACCCCGGCGGGGACTTCAGTCCCTGACCGCCCGATGCACCGTCTTCGGGAACACCAGAGATCATGCAATCGCCCTGCAGTTGGTCCAGCGCGGGTGGGGATCGAGGCGCGATCCGGGGTACCCTGCCTCGCGTCGCCTCCGCTCCCGCGCGCGACGCCACCATCTCGGCTGCCGTCTGCTGAGCGCCATCGTCGGCGATGCGACGGCTGGCTCGCTCGGAGTGACCATGACCGGAACTGGCCGCGACTACGGTCTGAACGCCATGCCCCTGCGCTACCCCGATCCTGACGTTGTCGTGCTCGACAAGCGCTTTGCGGCGCTCCAGCAGGGCAACACGCCGATCCAGCGCCTCTGGACCGGCTCGCTGTGGGCCGAGGGGCCAGCCTGGAGCGCCAACGGCCGCTACCTCGTCTGGAGCGACATCCCGAACAACCGGCAGCTTCGCTGGCTGGACGAGGACGGCCACGTCTCGGTGTTCCGCAGCCCCTCTGGCAACAGCAACGGCAACACCTTCGACGCGCAGGGACGGCAGATCTCCTGCGAGCACCTGAACCGGCGGGTGGTCCGCTACGAGCTGGACGGCTCGCAGACGGTCCTGGCCGACGCCTACGAGGGTAAGCCCCTGAACTCTCCGAACGACGTAGCCGTGCATGCCGACGGCTCGGTCTGGTTCACGGACCCGCCGTACGGCACCATCGCGGTCGGCGGGTACGAGGGCACCCCGGGCGGCAAGGTCTACCACGACTGCTTCGTCTACCGTGTGGACGCAACCAGCGGCGCGGTGACCCGCGTCCTGCCGGTCAGTGAGATGGACCGCCCGAACGGTCTCTGCTTCTCGCCCGACTTCTCGCGGCTCTACGTCGTGGACACTGGCGAGCCAAAGGACATCCGCGTCTACGACGTGGTGGATGGCACGAAGCTGGCGAACGGCCGCCAGTTCACCGACCTCTCGATCACGGTGGACGGCGAGAAGAAGAACGCGATGTCGGACGGCATCCGCGTGGACATCCACGGCAACGTCTGGTCGGCGGCGGCCGGCGGGCCGGGCATCGACGGCGTCCAGGTCTTCACGCCGGAGGGCGAGCGGATCGGGCAGATCCTGCTGCCGGAGCGCTGCGCCAACCTCTGCTTCGGCGGGGCGAAGCGCAACCGGCTGTTCATGGCCGCCAGCCAGTCGATCTACTCGCTGTACGTGAACACGCGCGGCGCCCACTGGAGCTGACCGGAGGGCCATAGGAGGGTCGTAGATCGAGGGTCGTGGGTCGTGGGGGCGGACCCGGTCCCCACGTCCTACGATCCTCGACCCACGATCCACGATCCTCGACCCATCACCTGGAGGAAACGTGCCAGAGCTTGTCGGGCGCGTCTGGGATAGGGACACCGGCCGGCCGCTCGCGGCGCGCGTCCGGGTGGTCGATTCGGCGGGAGCGCTCTGCAACCCCGTCGACAGCATCCTCAAGTACGGCACCGGCGACCCGTTCTTCTACGCCGAGAACGAGTTCGTGGTGAGCCTACCCTCCGGGCAGGTCGATATCGTGGTGGAGCGCGGCACCGAGTACCGTCCGCTGCACACGGTGGTACAGGCCCCACGCCACGGCAAGGTCGAGATCGATCTGACCATCGCCCGCTGGACGAGCCTGTCCAGCCAGGGCTGGTACGCCGGCAACACCCACATCCACTACGACGAGAAGGAGACGCGCCCCCTGGAGCGGCTGCGCCTCGATCCGCGGGTGGACGATCTGCCGGTCTTCATCGTCAGCGTGCTGCAACGGTGGGATCTGGCGTACGCGTCCAACGCGTTCCCGATTGGCCGGCACGAGTTGTCCACGCCCGAGCACCTCATCGACGTGGGCGAGGAGAGCCGCCACAACCAGGAGCCGTGGACGATTGGCTACGGCCACATCATGCTGGTCAACATCAAGCAGCTGGTCGAGCCGATGAGCCGGGGCGTGCTGGTGGACGACTCCAGCCCCGACTACCCGCCGCTGGTGGACGCTTGCGACCGCGCCCGCGAGCAGGGCGGCGTGGTGCTCTGGTGCCACAACGCCGACGGCATGGAAGCACCTGTCGCCGGGGTGTTGGGGAGGCTGGACGGGCTGAACCTGTTCGATCCGTGGTGGCGCGACCCCGACTACGACGTCTGGTATCGGATGCTGAACTGCGGCATCCAGATCCCCTGCTCGACCGGGTCGGACTGGTATCTCTGCTCGACCAACCGGGTGTACACCCACGTGGCCGGCGACTTTGGCTACGAGAGCTGGCTCGGCGCGCTGAAGTCAGGGCGGACCTTCATCACGGATGGTCCGATCCTCTCGCTGAGCGTACACGGGCACGCGCCCAGCAACGACGTGCTCGCGATCTCGGAGATGACGAAGACGGCAACGGTTAGCGTCACCTGGGAAGGCGCGCAGCCGGTGGATCGCGTCGAGATCATCCGAGACGGAGCGGTCGCCTACGGCCACGAGAACACGAGCGGGGCGCTGGGCGGCTCATTCGAGGTGGCGCTGGATATCGCCGATGCTGGCTGGCTGGCCGCACGCTGCTGGGGCAGCCGCCGAACCAGCTTCGCCCACCCGCTGTGGGCGCACACCAGCCCGGTGTACCTGCGGGCCCGGCCCGGGGCTGCTACCGTCCGCCTGGCGGCCACCTCGTTCCTGGCGCACATTGAGGGTGTGCGGGGCTGGATCGGCGCCAGGGGGAAGTTCGACAACGCCGCCCAACGCGACCGATTGCTGCAGCTGTACGCTGACGGCGAGCAGGCGTTCGAGCGGCTGTCGCGCAGCTAGCAGAAGGCCCGTGCGCTGCCGGCCTGCCCCTGAACGATTCTCGGCGGACAGATTCAAGCAGACAGATACGAGTGCCTCGTGCAAAGCGTGCAAGACGCACCTGTCGTCCTGAGCCTGCGAAGGACCTCACCCGCTGGCGCGACCCTTGACGGTCAGCGGGTGACGGGAGCGTTGACGCTCGGCGGGTGACGCCAACGTTGACGGTCAGCGGGTGAGGTCCTTCACTGCGTTCAGGACGACAGGGGTGGTTCGATCGCGGCATGCTGGATCGTGATGGGAGGGGACGGCGGCGGGTGCAGGGTCACACCTCCATCTGACGAGCAGCCTCGTGGTCTGTCAGTCGTGAACGACCGGGTTGGACCTCTGCCGACGCTTCACCCGTCATCCCGTGGGAAGCGACGCGTTCGGCATGCTCAGGGCAAGCCTGACGCCCCTCCCCCGTCATCCCGAGCGAGGTGAGGCTGCTCCCTTCACCGTCATCCCGAGCGGCGTGAGCGTGCGAACGCAGTCGAGGGATCTTCCTCGTCAGTCGTCCGTCACCCTGGGAGGATCCCTCCACTCCGCTCGTGCCTCGCCGCGGTCGGGATGACAAGAGGGGTGTGCTCGTGCCTCGCCGCGGTCGGGATGACGAGCGGGGTGTGCTCGTGCCTCGCGTAGCTTGCCCTGAGCGTGCCGAATGGGGTCGGGATGACGACCGGCACTGAGCGACCCTGCGATTGACGCCAGACGAGCCTCTAGCGGCGCGCCATCGCGTGGTTGAACACCGGCGCTCGCGACATCCCGCGTCGTCGCTGCCAGCGGTTGATCCCAAAGCCGATCGAGTTCACGATCAGGACGATCGCCGCGATGACCCCGGCGTGCAGGCCAAACTCCGGCAGCCCGCGCGTGAGGTTCGGGCCGCGCCCGCCGCCACCGGCCGCTCGCTGTGGAGCCTGGAGCTGGGTCGTCCCCGTCGAGGCATCCGCCGCGGCAGCCTGTCCGGTGCCCTGGGCCGGTGCGGCGGCCACGGCGGCTTGCCCTGTATCAGACGGTACGGCGCTCGCGTCCACCGCTGTGACACCGGCGGTGGCCGCTGTGACACCGGCGGTGGACGCTGTCGGCTGCGCCTGGACAGCCTGCGGCGGGCCCGGACGGCGGCTCGCGAAGGACGAGCCGTACGGGGTCAGCGAGACGCCGTACAGCACGCCGGTCACGGCGAACGCCAGGACGACGATGATCGAGAGTCGCCAACTGTAGCGACCGAGTGCGTTCATGATCTTGCTCCTCACGGACATCGGTTCAGGCGGCGCGTGCGCGCTGGCCGAGGCGGCTCGACCGGCTCTCAGCGCTCGTTCCACGCGTCGCGATCCACCCGAAGCCCCGCTGCACGACGTTGACCAGCGTCCGCCAGTAGACGGCGATGTGCAGACCCATCAGCACCAGACAGGCGTTCGAGGACGTCGTGTGCAGGACGCGCCAGAAGCCGCGCGAGCCAGTCATCGGCAGCCAGTTCGGTGCGATCGCTTCGGAGATGACCAGGCCGGTCACCGTCACGACGACCAGCGCCGCGAAGAACGCCATGTTGAGCAGGTAGGTCAGGCGGGTCTTCCAGGGGAGCGTCCCGAACAGGCGGCCGGTCGTCGCGGCAAGCCACGACCAGCTCACCAGCATGTGGACCGGCAGGACGATACAGAGCGCCAGCCCCAGCCACTCGTGCAGCGCGAGGCCCGTCAGGCCGAAGGAGAACAGGGCCAGCATCAGGCCGGTCAGCCCGATGTCCAGCCCGAGGCGGGCCAGCATCCCAGGAGAAAGGCGTCGAGTGCGCATCGCGAGTTGCCCCATTCTCGCCCGGCAGCGAGCGCATCGTTGCGGCGTCGAGCGTGTGTGTGTAGCGTGTTTCCGTTCCTGTCTCAGTATCGACGCACCACCTGAAGCGCACGCGACCCGAACCTGACAGATTCCTGAATGTCGACACGCTTCTGACCCACGCGGTGCCGCATAGTGAGCGCAATCCGAAACGTCTCCCTGTGGTACCGTCTGCTCTCAGCATGGCCGAGCCGCCCCCCGACCGATCCGACCCGCCTCAGGCATCTGACACGGCTGACGCGTCCGGAGCCGCCGACACGTCGTCGCTGATCGAGGATGATGTTCTGCTGGACGGAGCACGCCACCACTCCGAGCTGGCCCTGGCCGCGCTGTTCGACCGGCACGGTGGCCGCGTGCTCTCGCTGGCGGCCAGCATCGTCGGCGATCATGCCCAGGCGGAGAGCATCGTGCTCGACGTGTTCATGCGGTGCTGGCACGGCGAGGCTCTGGACGGGCGCACCCGCACACCCGTCCGCGTCTGGCTGATAAACCAGACGCGGCAGCGCGCCACCCCCCTGCTGGCCGAGAGCCAGGAAGCTGCGTCCCACGCCGACGACCCCGCCGGCCGGCTGCGTTCATCACGGCTGTCGGTGGTCGATCCGCGCCCCCTCCGAGACCGGCTGCTGGCGCGGGCACGCGGCGAGGAGTCAGCAGGACCGGCCCTGCCGCCCGCGGCACCGGCCCTGCCGCCCGGAGCAGCGTCCACCCGGCCGATCCGCCCGACGTCCCCACCCATCGACGCGTTCCCCGACCCATTTCCCGGTCCGGCCGCGCCGATCCGCATCGAGGTGCATCCGCCGACAGCCCCACCGACGCCACGTGGCGACGCCATCGAGCCGATCCCGTCGTCGCGCATCCCACACCGGACCGCGCCACGCAAGATCCGGCTCGTCTCGCTGATGTGGGGTGCGGCCCTCCTGTTTGTGCTCGCGGCTGGCCTGTTCGTCGGGGCCTGGAGCGCGACCGGCCCGCACGCCTCGCCGACCTTCGAGGTGCTGGCACGGCTGCCCGGGGGGCAACTCGTGACGCTTACCGGGACCGGCCTGCCCGTTGCGCGGGCACGGCTGTTCTTGATCGACGGCGGCCTCCGCGCCGAGCTTGCCGCCGAGGCGCTGCCGCCGACCCGGCCCGGGCGAGCCTTTCAGGTCTGGTTCGGCGAGCCCGGCCAGCCGTTCCGCACGGGCGGGACGTTCACGGCGAACCAGCGCGGCGTCGCATCAGGGCGGATCGCGGTGCCGCTGCCGATGGACCGAGTCCGCCGCATCTCGATCACCGAAGAGTCCGCCACTGGCAGCGCCAACCCGTCCGGGGTCGAACTGTTA
This window harbors:
- a CDS encoding SMP-30/gluconolactonase/LRE family protein, which translates into the protein MTGTGRDYGLNAMPLRYPDPDVVVLDKRFAALQQGNTPIQRLWTGSLWAEGPAWSANGRYLVWSDIPNNRQLRWLDEDGHVSVFRSPSGNSNGNTFDAQGRQISCEHLNRRVVRYELDGSQTVLADAYEGKPLNSPNDVAVHADGSVWFTDPPYGTIAVGGYEGTPGGKVYHDCFVYRVDATSGAVTRVLPVSEMDRPNGLCFSPDFSRLYVVDTGEPKDIRVYDVVDGTKLANGRQFTDLSITVDGEKKNAMSDGIRVDIHGNVWSAAAGGPGIDGVQVFTPEGERIGQILLPERCANLCFGGAKRNRLFMAASQSIYSLYVNTRGAHWS
- a CDS encoding CehA/McbA family metallohydrolase, which produces MPELVGRVWDRDTGRPLAARVRVVDSAGALCNPVDSILKYGTGDPFFYAENEFVVSLPSGQVDIVVERGTEYRPLHTVVQAPRHGKVEIDLTIARWTSLSSQGWYAGNTHIHYDEKETRPLERLRLDPRVDDLPVFIVSVLQRWDLAYASNAFPIGRHELSTPEHLIDVGEESRHNQEPWTIGYGHIMLVNIKQLVEPMSRGVLVDDSSPDYPPLVDACDRAREQGGVVLWCHNADGMEAPVAGVLGRLDGLNLFDPWWRDPDYDVWYRMLNCGIQIPCSTGSDWYLCSTNRVYTHVAGDFGYESWLGALKSGRTFITDGPILSLSVHGHAPSNDVLAISEMTKTATVSVTWEGAQPVDRVEIIRDGAVAYGHENTSGALGGSFEVALDIADAGWLAARCWGSRRTSFAHPLWAHTSPVYLRARPGAATVRLAATSFLAHIEGVRGWIGARGKFDNAAQRDRLLQLYADGEQAFERLSRS
- a CDS encoding DUF4405 domain-containing protein, producing the protein MRTRRLSPGMLARLGLDIGLTGLMLALFSFGLTGLALHEWLGLALCIVLPVHMLVSWSWLAATTGRLFGTLPWKTRLTYLLNMAFFAALVVVTVTGLVISEAIAPNWLPMTGSRGFWRVLHTTSSNACLVLMGLHIAVYWRTLVNVVQRGFGWIATRGTSAESRSSRLGQRARAA